The genomic interval AGGTCCAGTCCGGTCAGCGTGACGCCGACGCACTGCTTCGACTGGTCGTCGGGCTGGTTCGCCTGGGCCCCCGGACCGATCGGGAGCGAGACGATGCTGATCGATGGTTGCTTCTGCTGCGGCTGGGTGGATTCGGCATCGGTCGGCTCCGGCGCCGGCTCGGTGGTGTCGTCGGCGGTCGCCGTCACCACGGGCTCCGGCGTACCCCCATCACTCGACGAACAGCCCGTCAGCAACAGTACTGTCACCGAAACCGCCGCAACCAACGTTCGCATGACGACCACCCCCACCGAACAGGATGACCCTCTGTGCAGATCGCGACAACCTTTTGTTCACTCTCCGCTGCGACAACAGGGCATCCGTGATATCCCTGGGTGCAAAAGGGAGGCACATGACCGACCACGAGATCCGGATCGCACTGGTACTGAACGGTGGGGTCAGCCTGGCGGTCTGGATGGGCGGGGTGACGCACGAGCTGGATCTGATCAGGCGCGCGTCCGGTGGCCCCGACGCGCCTGGTTCGCAGCCGTACGACGCGGTGCTGGCGGACCGTTGGCGCGAGTTGTGCCGGCGTGGCGAGGAGCGTCGTCGGGTGGTCGTCGACGTGATCGCGGGGACGAGTGCCGGCGGTCTGAACGGTTCGTTGCTCGCGACAGCGATCGCGAACGGCTCGACCCTGGACCCCGATGGTGACAACGGTCCCTGGCTGCGGCAGAAGTGGGTCGCGCTCGGTTCGCTCGACGTCGGCAAGCTGGTGCCGTCGGCCGGCGCGAAGTCGACGTCGGTGCTCGACGGCAAGTACTTCCTGCAGCAGCTCGAGGACCTGCTCAAGGGTGTGGCCGACGCGGGTGAGAACGACGCCGAGGAGCCGGTGACGTTGTTCGTCACAGCCTCCGGGTTGGGCGTGCAGCAGTTCGAGGCCAAGGACGCGGCCGGGCAGGCGTTCGTCGTACCGGACCATCGGTACCTGTACGGCTTCACGAGCGAGGACGCCCCGACGTACGACGGGTCGAAGCGGAAGTTCTCGGTCGAGGACAAGAACGGATTGAAGGACACCGAGCTGCTAGCGCGAGCAGCGCGGGCGTCGGCGTCGTTCCCGGCGGCGTTCGGGCCGGTCCTGGAGACGCCCGAGCTGGCTGCGAGTCCGCCGCGGATCCAGCCCGGCCCGGCGGAGTCCGGGTCCTGGCTGGTGGACGGCGGCGTGCTCGACAACGCCCCGTTCGGTCCCGTGCTCGACGTGGTTGCTCGTCGCCCGGTGACCGGCAAGGCCACCCGCTACGTGCTGTACGTCGTACCGTCGGCCGGGATCGGGCACGCGTCGACCGCGTTGCCCGGCGCGAAGGAACCGAGCTGGCGGGTGTCGGCGTTGTCGGCCGTGCAGTTCCCGCGCGAGGTGGACTTCCGGTCGGACGTCGAGCAGCTGGAGCGGTTGCTGCTGGAGGCGGACGCGTCCTGGTCCGACACCCAGCGACTCTTCGACCGTTGCCTGAGGCAACCAGAAGAGCGGGCCCGGTTGAAGGCGGCCGCCACGGCGCTGCAGCCGGCGTACTCGCGGGGTCGCGCGGCCGGCGGGGTCTGGGAGGCAGTGACGATCGCGAGCCACGACCAGTCGACCGTCCTGGACGCCGCGACCGCGTTGTCGGAGCCGGAGATCGACGAGATCCTCGAGACCGAGCATCCGTGGGTGCCGAAGCCGGACGGTTCGACGGCCGCTCTGCGTGACGATGCCGACGGCAACCCGAGCTGGCTGTGGGGGACCGGTGCGGACGAACGCATCGTCCGGCTGATCCTGCGCTACCTGCGGAACCAGGTCAGTCAGGCGCCGCGGGGCGAGCGTGCGGAGCTGGACAAGCGGCTGACCGCGGCGAGCGACTGCCTGATGAAGGTGCAGGCGGTCCGCGACGCGCTCGACAAGCAGCTGGCCGCGGCTCATCTGGACCTGCGGCCGGCCGGCGGCGCCGAGGCCGTCGCTGTCGGGCTGAACGACATCTTCGAGCAGCTGCAGATCCAGCGGGCGCTCGGTGACGCGTTCGCGGAGCTGGTTGCGGTGGTCGGCTGGGAGCTGGTGGACACCGCGCTCGAGGTCGAGATCGTGTCCCGCTGTACCTCGGCGCGTACTCCGGAGCAGCGCAGCGCGCCGTTCCAGTTCCTCCGCCTCGGGCCGGACATCCCCCTCGCCGTGCTCGACGAGCTGCAGGAAGGATCGATCGCGAACCAGCTCAACGAGCGGATCCTCTACGGCAGTCAGGTCGGGCACTTCGGTGCGTTCGGTGCGGCCGACTGGCGGCGGTGGGACTGGTTGATGGGCCGGCTGCACTGCGTCGCGCACCTGGGCTCGATGCTCGGGGCGGACGCGGACTGGATCCGCGAGACCCAGCGGCAGGTGCTGCAGGCCGAGGGCTGGAAGCTCGACGCGGTCGCCGAGCGGATCGAGCGGCTGGCCAAGGACTTCCCGGTCGACGCCGGGATGGGCGCGCTGGTGACGATGCGCGACGAGTTGAACGCCTCGCCCGAGGGCCGGGCG from Kribbella sp. NBC_00709 carries:
- a CDS encoding DUF3376 domain-containing protein, with amino-acid sequence MTDHEIRIALVLNGGVSLAVWMGGVTHELDLIRRASGGPDAPGSQPYDAVLADRWRELCRRGEERRRVVVDVIAGTSAGGLNGSLLATAIANGSTLDPDGDNGPWLRQKWVALGSLDVGKLVPSAGAKSTSVLDGKYFLQQLEDLLKGVADAGENDAEEPVTLFVTASGLGVQQFEAKDAAGQAFVVPDHRYLYGFTSEDAPTYDGSKRKFSVEDKNGLKDTELLARAARASASFPAAFGPVLETPELAASPPRIQPGPAESGSWLVDGGVLDNAPFGPVLDVVARRPVTGKATRYVLYVVPSAGIGHASTALPGAKEPSWRVSALSAVQFPREVDFRSDVEQLERLLLEADASWSDTQRLFDRCLRQPEERARLKAAATALQPAYSRGRAAGGVWEAVTIASHDQSTVLDAATALSEPEIDEILETEHPWVPKPDGSTAALRDDADGNPSWLWGTGADERIVRLILRYLRNQVSQAPRGERAELDKRLTAASDCLMKVQAVRDALDKQLAAAHLDLRPAGGAEAVAVGLNDIFEQLQIQRALGDAFAELVAVVGWELVDTALEVEIVSRCTSARTPEQRSAPFQFLRLGPDIPLAVLDELQEGSIANQLNERILYGSQVGHFGAFGAADWRRWDWLMGRLHCVAHLGSMLGADADWIRETQRQVLQAEGWKLDAVAERIERLAKDFPVDAGMGALVTMRDELNASPEGRAITKGIADRMVDVSSGLGSEVGNWVKAAAGRKHQPGSWLLRTARWFTEPARQTAWDRMVRGAKLSPAHRPLIFEPWLPAATAAVGVLLLILAAAVDGGRLLAAILAGAVLALSAVLGVLTWYVRRARRRIRAWLERRMPAINPESRSR